A single Bacteroidota bacterium DNA region contains:
- the alaS gene encoding alanine--tRNA ligase, with amino-acid sequence MNSIQIRETFLQFFKSKNHEIVPSAPLVIKNDPTLLFTNAGMNQFKDLFLGNAAIKHPRIADTQKCLRVSGKHNDLEEVGVDTYHHTMFEMLGNWSFGDYFKKDAINWAWELLVDVYKIPVDRLYVTVFEGSKEDNLPFDQEAYDLWKQHISEDRILRGNKKDNFWEMGDTGPCGPCTEIHVDIRNEDERKKIPGKELVNQSHPQVIEIWNNVFMEFNRLANGSLQKLPAQHVDTGMGFERLCMVLQGKQSNYDTDVFSPIINKIEDLSGLRYRPTEKAQQHEIVNIAMRVIADHIRAISFSIADGQLPSNNGAGYVIRRILRRAVRYGYQSLNLKEPFMCRLVPVLANQMGDAFPELRTQKSLIEKVIKEEETAFFKTLEQGLKRIDQVCINAITQDKSKTISGVLVFELYDTYGFPVDLTSLIARGYGLSINEEEFQAELQKQKDRSRQATAMDTGDWVQISSKFEVQSLKFVGYDSLECQSKIVQYRKVKAKNKEQYQLILDKTPFYAESGGQVGDTGILESSNEKIVITDTKKENGLIIHFSDKLPENITSYFTAKVDSVKRTLTCNNHSATHLLHAALRSVLGSHVEQKGSLVNDDYLRFDFSHFAKLTDEEIQQLETIVNEKIRENIFSDIKTMAIEDAKKTGAMALFGEKYGDTVRVVTFDKNYSIELCGGTHVQSTAQIGLFKITSESAVAAGIRRIEAITSVKAIEFLNAQVAILGNLKEALKNPKNLVKTVQLLQEENTLLQKQLQQFIHEKAQVIKQELKKKVQSKNGLNFIAEQINLDSAEAIKDIAFELRNEITNLFLVLGTEIKGKPSLTVAISDNLVKEKNMNAGTIVKELAKEINGGGGGQAFYATAGGTKLEGLKAAVEKANTIAI; translated from the coding sequence ATGAACTCCATCCAAATACGCGAAACATTTTTACAATTTTTCAAATCAAAGAATCATGAGATAGTGCCGTCTGCACCCTTGGTAATTAAAAATGACCCAACGCTTTTGTTTACTAATGCAGGCATGAATCAATTTAAGGATTTATTTTTAGGCAATGCAGCCATCAAACATCCGCGTATTGCAGACACACAAAAATGTTTACGTGTATCAGGCAAGCACAACGACTTAGAAGAAGTTGGTGTTGACACCTACCACCACACTATGTTTGAAATGCTTGGCAATTGGAGCTTTGGCGACTATTTTAAAAAAGACGCCATTAATTGGGCGTGGGAACTTTTAGTGGATGTTTATAAAATTCCGGTTGACAGATTATACGTAACCGTTTTTGAGGGAAGCAAAGAAGACAACCTCCCTTTTGACCAAGAGGCCTATGATTTGTGGAAACAACATATTTCAGAAGACAGAATTTTACGTGGAAATAAAAAAGATAATTTTTGGGAAATGGGTGATACCGGCCCATGCGGACCATGTACCGAAATACATGTAGATATAAGAAATGAAGACGAGCGAAAAAAAATACCTGGCAAAGAACTCGTAAATCAAAGCCATCCGCAAGTAATTGAAATATGGAACAATGTATTCATGGAATTCAATCGCTTGGCCAATGGCAGTTTACAAAAATTACCTGCACAACATGTTGATACAGGAATGGGCTTTGAGCGTTTGTGTATGGTACTACAAGGCAAACAGTCGAATTATGACACCGATGTCTTCTCTCCTATCATTAATAAAATTGAAGATTTATCGGGATTGCGTTATCGTCCAACAGAAAAAGCCCAACAGCATGAGATTGTAAATATTGCGATGCGTGTAATTGCGGATCATATTCGCGCAATTTCATTTTCTATTGCAGATGGTCAGTTGCCGTCCAATAACGGTGCGGGTTATGTAATTAGACGGATTTTAAGAAGAGCTGTTCGCTATGGGTATCAATCATTGAATTTGAAAGAACCATTTATGTGCAGACTAGTGCCCGTACTTGCAAACCAAATGGGGGATGCTTTTCCGGAGCTTCGCACTCAAAAATCATTAATTGAAAAAGTTATAAAAGAAGAAGAAACTGCATTCTTCAAAACATTGGAACAAGGCTTAAAGCGTATTGACCAAGTTTGTATAAATGCAATTACGCAAGACAAATCAAAAACTATCAGCGGAGTGTTGGTATTTGAATTATACGACACATATGGATTTCCGGTTGACTTAACATCCTTGATTGCTCGTGGGTACGGACTTAGTATCAATGAAGAAGAGTTTCAAGCAGAATTGCAAAAACAGAAGGATCGCTCTAGACAAGCAACTGCAATGGATACAGGAGACTGGGTACAAATTAGTTCAAAGTTCGAAGTTCAAAGTTTAAAGTTTGTTGGATATGATAGTTTGGAATGCCAATCAAAAATCGTACAGTATAGAAAGGTAAAAGCCAAAAATAAAGAACAGTATCAGTTAATACTTGATAAAACTCCTTTTTATGCAGAGAGTGGCGGACAAGTGGGCGATACGGGTATTTTAGAATCAAGTAATGAAAAAATTGTCATTACAGATACAAAAAAAGAAAATGGATTAATCATTCATTTTTCTGACAAACTACCCGAAAACATTACTTCTTATTTTACTGCAAAAGTAGATAGTGTAAAACGTACACTAACATGCAACAACCACAGTGCAACACATTTACTACATGCAGCACTAAGAAGTGTGCTGGGGTCTCATGTGGAGCAAAAAGGCTCGTTAGTAAATGATGACTATTTACGATTCGATTTTTCTCATTTTGCAAAGCTTACCGATGAAGAAATACAACAGTTAGAAACAATTGTAAATGAGAAAATACGTGAAAATATTTTTTCTGATATAAAAACAATGGCTATTGAAGATGCAAAGAAAACTGGCGCAATGGCTTTGTTTGGAGAGAAATATGGCGACACAGTGCGCGTAGTAACATTCGACAAGAATTATTCTATTGAATTGTGCGGGGGCACACACGTGCAATCAACAGCTCAAATTGGGCTATTTAAGATCACCTCTGAAAGCGCAGTTGCTGCTGGCATTAGAAGAATTGAAGCTATTACTTCTGTAAAAGCAATTGAATTTTTAAATGCACAGGTAGCTATTTTAGGCAACTTAAAAGAAGCCCTTAAAAACCCAAAAAACCTTGTAAAAACAGTACAATTATTGCAAGAAGAAAACACACTTCTTCAAAAACAGCTACAACAGTTTATACACGAAAAAGCGCAAGTAATAAAACAAGAATTGAAGAAAAAAGTGCAATCAAAAAATGGATTGAATTTTATTGCGGAACAAATAAATTTAGACTCGGCTGAAGCTATTAAGGATATTGCCTTTGAACTACGCAATGAGATAACAAATTTATTTTTAGTATTAGGTACAGAGATAAAAGGTAAGCCCTCATTAACAGTAGCTATTTCAGACAATCTAGTAAAAGAAAAAAACATGAATGCCGGCACAATAGTAAAAGAGCTTGCCAAAGAAATTAATGGCGGTGGTGGCGGACAAGCGTTTTATGCTACGGCAGGAGGAACAAAACTGGAAGGCTTGAAAGCAGCGGTTGAAAAGGCGAATACAATTGCAATTTAA
- a CDS encoding DnaB-like helicase C-terminal domain-containing protein, translated as MEPQNNNSITTLLTKAFKRIDEVGSAPNGVIGIPSGYKELDACTLGWQPSNFVIIAGRPAMGKTALALNLARNAAVDYNKSVLYFSMDESSAHLTNRLLSIETSIACEKIRKALLEPIELKDMNSKIEGLLHSPLFIDDTAFLSVEELCKRAREFTYAQNIKLIVIDYLQLLDTSSNNEQAKHICVSLKKLAKELNLPIIALSQLPRSVELRKKDKRPLVKDLRELGIPDQITDMVIFLYRASYYGMEKADNDLPENSAELSISKNRNGSYKLIVLDFIERIGKFVEFEQSTFNLLYKD; from the coding sequence ATGGAACCCCAAAACAATAATTCAATTACAACCCTTCTCACTAAAGCCTTCAAACGAATTGATGAAGTTGGCTCAGCACCAAATGGAGTCATTGGAATTCCAAGTGGTTATAAGGAGCTTGATGCATGTACTTTGGGCTGGCAACCCTCTAATTTTGTCATCATTGCAGGTCGCCCAGCCATGGGAAAAACAGCCTTGGCACTTAACCTAGCAAGAAATGCTGCTGTAGATTATAATAAATCGGTATTATATTTTTCTATGGATGAGTCATCTGCTCATTTAACTAATCGGCTACTGTCAATTGAAACATCAATTGCTTGTGAGAAAATAAGAAAAGCTCTGTTGGAACCAATTGAGTTGAAGGATATGAATTCAAAAATTGAAGGTCTTTTGCACTCACCGCTTTTTATTGATGATACTGCATTTCTATCTGTTGAAGAATTATGTAAAAGAGCACGAGAGTTTACATATGCTCAAAATATTAAACTGATTGTTATTGATTATTTACAACTTTTAGATACAAGTTCAAATAACGAACAAGCTAAACATATTTGTGTTTCATTGAAAAAGTTGGCGAAGGAATTAAACTTACCGATAATTGCTCTTTCTCAATTACCTCGTTCTGTGGAGTTAAGAAAGAAAGATAAGCGACCACTAGTAAAAGACCTTCGTGAACTTGGAATTCCTGACCAGATTACGGATATGGTAATCTTTCTTTACAGAGCATCATACTATGGTATGGAAAAAGCAGATAATGATTTACCGGAAAACTCAGCAGAATTAAGTATTTCAAAAAATCGCAATGGCTCGTACAAATTGATTGTATTAGATTTTATCGAAAGAATAGGAAAGTTCGTTGAATTTGAGCAAAGCACTTTTAATCTACTTTATAAAGATTAA
- a CDS encoding T9SS type A sorting domain-containing protein encodes MKKRVLIPALFFAGVAFAQNSTIFNNAAALQEAQQKGLSPADHAGYVSHKYKEWQVANGLVPAATQQPSFKNGSGVFNTLQSASNIDFETGDYTGWQLYVGDNDMNSFGSLSNVVPSVAGLSDTLQIDTYYSYMGTNTCDMIDASMRHGLMTPAIGSDPLTGIPLASPLGGNYVARVGRFCRYYEASVLEQTFNVTAGQQVLNYAYALVLEDGGHSAVVGEQAYFRFSVLDSAGVDIPGTAIYIQSDNGTTPGFYPSIYQVAPDGIYYKPWTPVSVDLSAYVGQNVTVRVTTAGCIYDGHSGYAYFDARMDSTGNVANVWPGDANYDLTADLNDLIYIAWANGATGPARTGATNNWNAEPSADWGQKTVYGTEYKHADCNGDGVIDLNDTLAVFLNSGSTHVFKNSPSSPTLQSVSNYRNITLSSSTQAIGPNQQFSVDMYLPANSTNSNSIFGITFRVYVPTQYISQFVGASFNASAMGIQGSNLLAKAIYRASAGYVEVCLVRTDKQSSNAIGKLGTLVFKANAFTNSGASSFGVGNVKAMRYNGQYLPIGGNGITPQFNVALGVNEIASSDLLLAPNPTADYISIVGLDEAANTYEISNVVGQKIASGTVKGSETINVSALEKGTYILKLYAASNNEMRINRFVKK; translated from the coding sequence ATGAAAAAAAGAGTACTTATCCCGGCATTGTTTTTTGCAGGAGTAGCTTTTGCACAAAACAGCACCATATTTAATAATGCGGCAGCCTTACAGGAAGCACAACAAAAAGGACTATCGCCTGCAGACCATGCAGGATACGTAAGTCATAAGTACAAAGAATGGCAAGTGGCTAATGGGCTTGTGCCTGCTGCTACACAACAACCTTCATTTAAAAATGGAAGTGGTGTTTTTAACACCTTGCAGTCGGCATCGAACATCGATTTTGAAACCGGAGATTATACCGGATGGCAATTGTATGTAGGCGATAACGACATGAACTCTTTTGGCTCATTGAGTAATGTAGTGCCATCTGTTGCTGGATTATCAGATACGTTGCAAATAGACACCTATTATAGTTACATGGGTACAAATACCTGTGACATGATTGATGCATCTATGAGACATGGGTTAATGACGCCCGCTATCGGATCCGACCCGCTTACAGGCATTCCTCTTGCTTCGCCATTGGGAGGGAATTATGTTGCTCGCGTTGGTAGATTTTGCAGGTATTACGAAGCATCTGTGTTGGAGCAAACATTTAATGTAACAGCAGGTCAGCAGGTGCTCAATTACGCCTATGCATTGGTGTTAGAAGATGGTGGACATAGCGCAGTTGTTGGAGAACAAGCTTATTTTAGATTTAGTGTGCTCGATTCTGCAGGTGTTGATATTCCGGGCACTGCAATTTATATACAGTCTGATAATGGTACTACTCCTGGCTTTTATCCATCTATATATCAAGTTGCACCGGATGGAATATATTATAAGCCGTGGACTCCTGTTTCAGTAGATCTTTCGGCTTATGTTGGACAAAATGTAACTGTTCGTGTTACAACTGCCGGATGTATTTATGACGGACACAGCGGATACGCTTATTTTGATGCACGTATGGATAGCACCGGTAATGTTGCAAACGTTTGGCCGGGGGATGCGAATTACGATTTAACAGCAGATTTAAACGATTTGATTTATATAGCTTGGGCAAATGGAGCTACAGGCCCTGCAAGAACTGGCGCAACTAATAATTGGAATGCCGAACCATCAGCAGATTGGGGTCAGAAAACCGTGTATGGAACAGAATACAAACATGCAGATTGCAATGGAGATGGAGTTATAGATTTGAATGATACGTTGGCTGTTTTTCTGAATAGCGGATCAACTCATGTGTTCAAGAATTCGCCTTCTAGCCCTACATTGCAAAGTGTTTCAAATTATAGAAATATTACATTGTCTTCCTCTACACAGGCTATCGGACCTAATCAGCAATTTTCGGTAGATATGTATTTGCCTGCTAATTCAACAAATTCCAATTCTATTTTTGGAATTACGTTTAGAGTGTACGTCCCAACACAATACATTTCACAATTTGTAGGAGCTTCATTTAATGCGTCTGCTATGGGTATTCAAGGAAGCAATTTGCTTGCAAAGGCTATTTATAGAGCATCTGCGGGATATGTGGAAGTGTGCTTAGTAAGAACCGACAAGCAAAGTAGTAATGCAATTGGTAAGCTGGGAACGCTTGTTTTTAAAGCAAATGCATTTACAAACTCAGGAGCAAGTAGTTTTGGTGTTGGAAACGTAAAAGCTATGCGATACAATGGTCAATACTTGCCAATTGGCGGTAATGGAATCACTCCACAATTTAATGTTGCACTAGGTGTAAATGAGATTGCTTCCTCAGATTTGTTATTGGCTCCAAACCCAACAGCAGATTATATTTCCATTGTTGGCTTGGATGAAGCAGCTAACACCTATGAAATAAGTAATGTAGTGGGACAGAAAATTGCTTCTGGTACCGTTAAAGGTTCCGAAACAATAAATGTTTCCGCTCTAGAAAAAGGAACATATATTTTAAAGCTATATGCAGCTAGTAACAATGAGATGCGTATAAATAGATTTGTAAAAAAGTAG
- a CDS encoding M23 family metallopeptidase: MSKIKYRYNTKSLTYERVETSWRKRILRLLSYLATGTVFATVTILIAFTYFDSPKEKIQKREIEALKFQYQLLNTRFAQVSTVLSDLQQRDDNIYRMIFEAEPVPSTVRKAGYGGVDRYKELEGFENSTLMIETTKRIDRLAKQLYVQSKSFDDIVKMAANKEKMFASIPAIMPISQKKLRHAPSGFGWRTHPIYKTSQFHAGMDFAAPEGTEIYSTGDGVIERADNMAQGYGNHVVVNHGYGYKSLYAHMTKMSVRVGQAVKRGQLLGYVGNTGLSTAPHVHYEIIKNEAKINPINFYYNDLSPAQYQEMIEVASRSSQSFD; the protein is encoded by the coding sequence ATGTCGAAAATTAAATATAGATACAACACCAAATCATTAACCTACGAGAGGGTTGAAACTTCTTGGCGCAAGCGTATTTTACGCTTGTTGTCTTATTTAGCCACGGGTACTGTATTTGCAACAGTTACTATATTAATTGCATTTACTTATTTCGATTCTCCTAAAGAAAAAATTCAGAAGCGTGAAATTGAAGCATTGAAATTCCAGTATCAATTGCTAAACACCCGATTTGCACAAGTGTCAACTGTTTTGAGCGATTTACAACAGCGTGATGATAATATTTACAGAATGATTTTTGAAGCAGAGCCTGTTCCATCTACTGTTAGAAAGGCAGGGTACGGAGGCGTAGATAGATACAAAGAGTTAGAAGGTTTTGAAAATTCAACGTTGATGATTGAAACTACGAAGCGAATAGACCGTTTAGCAAAGCAACTGTATGTTCAGTCTAAATCATTTGATGATATTGTAAAAATGGCGGCTAATAAAGAGAAAATGTTTGCCAGTATTCCGGCCATCATGCCTATTAGCCAGAAAAAATTACGTCATGCGCCTTCTGGTTTTGGTTGGAGAACGCATCCAATCTATAAAACATCTCAGTTTCATGCCGGGATGGATTTTGCTGCACCAGAAGGAACAGAAATTTATTCTACCGGAGATGGTGTGATAGAACGTGCGGATAATATGGCTCAAGGATATGGAAATCACGTAGTAGTGAATCATGGCTATGGATACAAGTCATTATACGCACACATGACTAAAATGTCTGTGCGTGTTGGGCAAGCTGTAAAAAGAGGACAATTATTAGGCTATGTAGGAAATACAGGCTTGTCTACCGCACCGCACGTGCATTACGAGATTATTAAAAACGAAGCAAAAATTAATCCGATTAACTTCTACTACAACGATCTTTCTCCTGCCCAATACCAAGAGATGATTGAGGTGGCATCCCGCTCTTCACAGTCATTTGATTAG
- a CDS encoding alpha/beta fold hydrolase, whose product MQLLNYKKLGEKGESVFILHGLFGSLDNWQTIGKQLSEKYTVYLVDQRNHGHSFHANECTYESMANDLHNLSEQIGCAKASIIGHSMGGKTAMVFAREYPQLIEKLIVVDIAPRYYAPHHTTIIDTLSGVDFSVVKTRKEVEAALQARITEQSTIQFLLKNLYWKDGDSNELAWRFNLPVLREQIEQIGKKIDMGYCSIPTLFLRGEHSKYISDSDFADIQNSFVNAELQTIPNAGHWIHAEQPQLFLEHLLNFLR is encoded by the coding sequence ATGCAATTACTCAACTATAAAAAACTAGGAGAAAAAGGAGAATCTGTTTTCATATTGCATGGGTTGTTTGGCTCGCTTGATAATTGGCAAACAATTGGCAAACAACTTTCCGAAAAATATACCGTTTACCTTGTAGATCAACGCAACCACGGGCATTCTTTTCATGCAAACGAATGTACCTACGAAAGCATGGCAAACGATTTGCATAATTTATCGGAACAGATTGGTTGCGCGAAAGCTTCTATTATTGGGCATTCCATGGGAGGCAAAACGGCAATGGTGTTTGCAAGAGAATATCCGCAATTGATAGAAAAACTTATCGTAGTGGATATTGCACCAAGATACTATGCTCCGCATCATACAACCATTATTGATACACTTTCGGGAGTAGATTTTTCTGTTGTGAAAACCAGAAAAGAAGTAGAAGCTGCATTGCAAGCGCGCATAACAGAACAAAGCACTATACAGTTTTTGCTAAAAAATTTATACTGGAAAGATGGCGATTCAAATGAACTTGCATGGCGATTTAATTTACCGGTGCTGCGAGAACAGATAGAACAAATTGGAAAAAAAATTGATATGGGCTATTGCTCCATTCCAACGCTTTTTTTAAGAGGCGAACACTCAAAATATATTTCTGATAGTGATTTTGCAGACATTCAAAACTCATTTGTAAATGCCGAATTGCAAACAATACCCAATGCCGGACACTGGATTCATGCTGAGCAACCACAGCTTTTTTTAGAGCACCTTTTAAATTTTTTGCGATAA
- a CDS encoding DUF2779 domain-containing protein: MPSTYLISKSTFLKGNQCTKAIYLNRFHKELRDEMDESQEAVFAQGTNVGQLAQGLFPNGVDCSPEDQTKFDKSAIRTTEEISNGQKVIYEATFIYDEVLCALDILVKDKAGWIGYEVKSSTEVKDTYILDSALQYYVITNSGIKLKDFFIVHINNEYVKSGKLNIKKLFSQKSIIKEIKELQPFIAEKIRELKTVIKAKQIPKKDIGLHCSDPYPCDFSGHCWKHIPEYSVFDIANLRGNKKFELYYQGILDIKEIPKDAKLNEKQWQQIECELEQKVVIDKPKIKAFIKSLNYPLHFLDFETFQLAVPIFDNSRPYQQLVFQYSLHTLDKKGTTKHFEFLADGTKDPRIDFIEQLIKDCGEGGGDILVYNISFERGKLNQLAEDFPKYEKQISKIVERLKDLMVPFQKRWYYKPELRGSYSIKQVLPCLVPELSYDSLNIANGGTASATFSAIVEGTFEGDIEETRKHLLEYCKLDTLAMVKIVEVLEKV, encoded by the coding sequence ATGCCTTCAACCTATCTCATATCTAAATCTACATTTTTGAAGGGGAACCAATGCACTAAAGCCATTTATCTAAATCGCTTTCATAAGGAGCTCAGAGATGAAATGGATGAATCCCAGGAAGCAGTATTTGCCCAGGGCACTAATGTTGGACAATTAGCTCAAGGATTATTTCCAAATGGCGTTGATTGTAGCCCTGAAGACCAGACCAAATTTGATAAATCTGCAATACGAACAACAGAAGAAATTTCTAATGGGCAGAAGGTAATCTATGAAGCAACTTTTATATACGATGAAGTGTTATGCGCCTTAGATATTCTTGTGAAGGATAAAGCAGGATGGATTGGATACGAAGTCAAATCTTCAACCGAAGTAAAGGATACATATATTTTAGATTCGGCTTTGCAATATTATGTGATTACAAATTCAGGGATTAAATTAAAAGACTTTTTTATTGTTCACATCAACAACGAATATGTTAAAAGCGGAAAATTAAATATCAAGAAGCTCTTTTCCCAGAAATCTATCATTAAAGAAATTAAAGAATTGCAGCCCTTTATTGCAGAAAAAATTAGGGAGCTCAAAACGGTTATAAAAGCAAAGCAAATCCCGAAGAAGGATATTGGGCTCCATTGTAGCGACCCATACCCTTGTGATTTTTCTGGACACTGCTGGAAGCATATACCAGAGTATTCTGTTTTTGATATTGCCAATTTACGAGGTAATAAAAAGTTTGAATTATATTATCAGGGAATATTGGATATAAAGGAAATACCAAAGGATGCAAAATTGAATGAAAAGCAATGGCAACAGATAGAATGCGAGTTGGAACAAAAAGTGGTGATTGACAAACCTAAAATCAAAGCATTTATAAAGTCATTAAATTATCCCTTGCATTTTTTGGATTTTGAAACCTTTCAGCTCGCTGTTCCGATATTTGATAATAGCCGACCCTATCAACAATTAGTTTTTCAGTATTCTTTGCATACGTTGGATAAGAAAGGTACAACAAAACATTTTGAATTCTTAGCTGATGGGACCAAGGATCCTCGTATTGATTTTATCGAACAACTAATTAAAGATTGTGGAGAGGGAGGTGGTGATATTTTGGTTTACAATATTAGCTTTGAAAGAGGCAAACTAAATCAGCTTGCCGAAGATTTTCCGAAATACGAAAAACAAATTTCAAAAATTGTTGAGCGATTGAAAGACCTTATGGTTCCATTTCAGAAGAGATGGTATTATAAACCCGAATTAAGAGGGTCTTATAGTATTAAACAGGTTCTCCCTTGTCTTGTTCCCGAACTCTCTTATGACAGCCTAAATATTGCAAATGGTGGTACAGCAAGTGCAACCTTTTCAGCAATAGTTGAAGGAACATTTGAAGGTGATATCGAGGAAACTAGGAAACATCTCCTTGAATACTGCAAATTAGATACCTTGGCTATGGTAAAAATAGTAGAAGTATTAGAAAAGGTTTAG